A stretch of Alkalicella caledoniensis DNA encodes these proteins:
- a CDS encoding short-chain fatty acid transporter, which translates to MFRKFTNGCVNLVGKYLPDPFLFAVILTILVFAMGIFSTGQTPLDMIGHWSGGFWSLLAFSMQMALVLVTGHTLAQAPIIKKGLRNLAGIPKTPGAAIFAVTLVALIASWINWGFGLVIGALYAKELAKKVKGVDYRLLIASGYSGFVIWHAGFSGSIPLTLATTTADLAGMTRGAVNAAIPTSETIFALFTVVPVLVLIATIPLLNKAMHPKAEDVVSVDPKIFDDEEIEVAAAKADMTPAEKMENSPVLSIAIGLMGLTFIVKHFIDKGFDLNLNVVNFIFLFVGVLLHGTPRRFLNAVTIAAKGTGGIIIQFPFYAGIMGMMTGANVEGVSLAAQMSNFFVNISNTTTFPFFSFISAGIVNFFVPSGGGQWAVQAPIMMPAGAELGVDAAKTAMAIAWGDGWTNMIQPFWALPALGIAGLGAKDIMGYCLVNLIYVGIVVSLFLLIL; encoded by the coding sequence ATGTTTAGAAAGTTTACAAACGGTTGTGTAAACCTAGTAGGTAAGTATCTACCTGACCCCTTCTTATTTGCAGTTATTCTTACCATCTTAGTTTTTGCCATGGGGATTTTTTCAACTGGTCAAACTCCCTTGGATATGATTGGACACTGGAGTGGCGGCTTTTGGAGCCTTTTAGCATTTTCCATGCAGATGGCCCTAGTTTTAGTAACAGGCCATACACTTGCTCAAGCACCTATCATAAAAAAAGGCTTAAGAAACTTAGCTGGTATTCCTAAAACCCCTGGAGCTGCAATTTTTGCAGTAACATTAGTTGCACTTATAGCCTCTTGGATTAACTGGGGTTTTGGACTTGTAATCGGTGCCCTATATGCCAAAGAGTTAGCTAAAAAAGTAAAAGGTGTTGATTATCGCTTACTTATCGCATCAGGGTACTCAGGCTTTGTTATTTGGCATGCAGGTTTTTCTGGTTCAATCCCCCTAACATTGGCTACAACAACAGCTGACCTAGCTGGAATGACAAGGGGAGCTGTTAATGCTGCAATACCAACTAGCGAAACCATTTTTGCATTATTTACTGTTGTTCCAGTTTTGGTACTTATCGCCACTATTCCATTACTTAATAAAGCTATGCATCCAAAAGCAGAAGACGTAGTCTCTGTTGATCCAAAAATCTTTGATGACGAAGAAATCGAAGTAGCTGCAGCAAAAGCAGATATGACCCCTGCAGAAAAAATGGAAAATAGCCCTGTATTATCTATTGCTATCGGACTTATGGGACTAACCTTTATAGTAAAACATTTTATAGATAAAGGCTTTGACTTAAACTTAAATGTAGTTAACTTTATATTCCTATTTGTAGGAGTACTTTTACATGGTACACCAAGAAGATTCTTAAACGCTGTCACTATAGCTGCAAAAGGTACAGGGGGAATAATTATTCAGTTCCCATTTTACGCAGGTATCATGGGTATGATGACAGGAGCCAACGTAGAGGGGGTTTCTTTAGCAGCACAAATGTCCAACTTCTTTGTAAACATCTCCAACACAACAACATTCCCATTCTTCAGCTTCATCAGCGCTGGTATAGTAAACTTCTTCGTACCATCAGGTGGTGGGCAATGGGCAGTACAAGCACCTATTATGATGCCAGCAGGTGCTGAGTTAGGTGTAGACGCAGCTAAAACAGCCATGGCAATAGCATGGGGTGATGGCTGGACAAACATGATACAACCTTTCTGGGCACTACCAGCCCTAGGAATCGCAGGACTAGGAGCCAAAGATATAATGGGCTATTGTCTGGTAAATCTTATCTATGTAGGTATCGTAGTAAGTTTATTCTTACTAATTTTGTAA
- a CDS encoding RDD family protein, with the protein MSEAAQKLRACGTCGSMIVEGCKWCKDNKVIALPKYAGFWLRVAAFIIDLVVITLFIELISSFIGYNYYLNVVMIYFYRTVLECSKYQGTIGKGIMGLKVTDLDGEKIDFNKANFRYVIMLLSSFALGIGFLMALFTKKKQTLHDTLTKTLVVKG; encoded by the coding sequence ATGTCAGAAGCTGCGCAAAAATTAAGGGCCTGTGGTACCTGTGGATCCATGATAGTAGAGGGATGTAAGTGGTGTAAAGACAACAAAGTAATTGCATTACCTAAATACGCTGGCTTTTGGCTCAGGGTAGCAGCATTTATAATCGACTTAGTGGTAATAACCCTGTTTATTGAACTAATATCAAGCTTTATAGGATATAACTATTACCTAAACGTAGTAATGATATATTTTTACAGAACAGTGCTAGAATGTTCCAAATATCAAGGTACTATTGGTAAAGGTATTATGGGACTGAAGGTAACAGATTTAGATGGAGAAAAAATCGATTTTAATAAAGCTAACTTTAGATATGTAATTATGCTTTTATCATCATTTGCATTGGGTATAGGATTTCTCATGGCTTTGTTTACTAAAAAGAAACAAACTTTGCATGACACTTTAACTAAAACACTTGTTGTAAAAGGGTAA
- a CDS encoding nitroreductase family protein yields MLNTLIKRRSIRKYKTQKIEQEKIDVLVQAALLSPSSRSIRPWEFIIVQEPQTLQKLSEAKTHGASFLKDAPLAFVVLGDSSKSDVWVEDTSIASIIIQLTAEQMNLGSCWIQIRNRQNQETTAESYIQNLLNIPEHLKVEAIISLGYPDEQKQPYELDKLPYEKVKQETYN; encoded by the coding sequence ATGTTAAACACACTAATTAAAAGAAGAAGTATCAGGAAATATAAAACCCAAAAAATAGAGCAAGAAAAAATTGATGTACTAGTTCAAGCAGCCCTTTTATCCCCATCATCAAGGAGTATTCGTCCTTGGGAGTTCATCATAGTCCAAGAACCTCAAACCCTACAAAAGCTCTCCGAAGCAAAAACCCATGGAGCATCTTTTTTGAAAGACGCACCATTAGCCTTTGTAGTATTAGGTGACTCATCAAAAAGCGACGTATGGGTAGAAGACACATCCATTGCTTCAATAATAATCCAGCTAACAGCAGAACAAATGAACCTAGGTTCCTGCTGGATCCAAATCCGCAACCGTCAAAACCAAGAAACAACAGCAGAAAGCTACATACAAAACCTACTAAACATCCCTGAACACCTAAAAGTAGAAGCAATAATCTCCCTAGGCTACCCAGACGAACAAAAACAACCCTATGAATTAGATAAATTACCGTACGAAAAAGTAAAACAAGAGACTTATAACTAA
- a CDS encoding DUF3231 family protein has product MGILNGNPKKEPMHYGEVYKVWGYLAVSNGLLGGYQVWLNHVGDDDLKRFIEDGIKNVIKPEIQQLEELLKVNGVELPPSAADRPQADLEQIPAGARVSDPEIAVSLSADIAAGLVTCSTVIGQCIREDIAMMFTKFHASKIEYGARLLRMKKDKGWVVPPPLHKDTAVE; this is encoded by the coding sequence ATGGGAATTCTTAATGGAAATCCGAAAAAAGAACCAATGCATTATGGTGAGGTTTATAAGGTTTGGGGATATTTAGCCGTGTCAAATGGTTTGTTAGGTGGTTATCAGGTTTGGTTAAATCATGTGGGCGATGATGATTTAAAAAGATTTATTGAAGATGGCATTAAGAATGTGATAAAGCCTGAGATTCAACAACTTGAAGAGCTTCTAAAGGTCAATGGCGTTGAGCTCCCTCCTTCTGCTGCTGATCGCCCTCAAGCTGATTTAGAGCAGATCCCTGCCGGTGCTAGGGTATCAGATCCAGAAATAGCAGTTTCTTTAAGTGCTGATATTGCTGCGGGTTTAGTTACTTGTAGTACAGTCATTGGACAGTGTATTAGGGAAGATATAGCTATGATGTTTACAAAGTTCCATGCTAGTAAGATTGAGTACGGGGCTAGATTATTGAGAATGAAGAAGGATAAAGGGTGGGTTGTGCCACCGCCATTGCATAAGGATACTGCTGTGGAGTAG